One genomic window of Notamacropus eugenii isolate mMacEug1 chromosome 6, mMacEug1.pri_v2, whole genome shotgun sequence includes the following:
- the LOC140511480 gene encoding olfactory receptor 5D13-like has protein sequence MVSPDKNQSTPVMLILLGFSEYPELQVPLFLLFLTIYAVTVVGNVGMVVVIKINLKLHTPMYFFLKHLSFVDFCYSTIITPKLLENLVVEDRSISINACITQFSIAAIFLMTEMVMLAVMAYDRFLAICYPFLYTVSMSPQCCVLLVTVAYTWGIISSIVLSYSILVLSFCESKIIDNFVCEYNVFLSASCSDKHVSEITLFILVNLNVFCTFIIILTSYLFIFVTIIKMHSGGGRYKAFSTCSSHLMAVAIFYGTIIFLYCIPNSKNSSLIVKVGSVFYTVVIPMLNPFIYSLRNNDLKETFRKIIDLKTISQ, from the coding sequence ATGGTGAGCCCTGACAAGAATCAGAGCACCCCGGTCATGTTAATCCTCTTAGGGTTCTCTGAATACCCAGAACTCCAAGTGCCTCTCTTTCTACTGTTCCTCACCATCTATGCAGTCACTGTGGTGGGGAATGTGGGCATGGTTGTGGTCATCAAGATCAATCTGAAACTCCACactcccatgtactttttcctcaaACACTTGTCCTTTGTGGATTTCTGTTACTCCACCATAATTACACCCAAACTACTAGAAAACTTAGTTGTAGAAGACAGAAGCATATCCATTAATGCTTGCATCACACAATTTTCTATTGCTGCCATCTTCTTGATGACAGAGATGGTTATGTTGGCAGTGATGGCCTATGACCGCTTTCTTGCTATATGTTATCCCTTTTTGTATACAGTTTCCATGTCCCCACAGTGCTGTGTCCTGCTCGTGACTGTGGCTTACACTTGGGGCATAATTTCATCTATTGTACTCAGCTACTCAATTCTTGTACTGTCATTTTGTGAGAGCaaaatcattgataactttgtatgtgaatataatgttttcctttctgcttCCTGCTCTGATAAACATGTCAGTGAAATAACACTTTTTATCCTTGTAAATCTCAATGTATTTTGCACTTTCATCATTATCCTTACatcctatctttttatttttgtcactatCATTAAAATGCATTCAGGCGGTGGGAGATATAAAGCTTTCTCTACTTGTTCCTCCCACCTGATGGCTGTTGCTATCTTCTATGGGACCATCATCTTCCTCTATTGTATCCCCAATTCCAAAAATTCATCACTTATAGTCAAAGTGGGATCTGTTTTCTATACTGTTGTGATTCCTATGCTAAATCCCTTCATATACAGTCTAAGGAACAATGATTTGAAGGAAACTTTCAGAAAAATTATAGATCTCAAAACTATTTCTCAATAA